A window of the Plutella xylostella chromosome 11, ilPluXylo3.1, whole genome shotgun sequence genome harbors these coding sequences:
- the LOC105392711 gene encoding uncharacterized protein LOC105392711 isoform X2 — translation MEVDVKAEAEAEKDSGMQLQCNGQKQGMPFITCKIEPEDDPVTVITEDDKDAIPSLGCDDKAVLPGPSQNIMDVCFVKEETVINPGNPSGHSDVCVPVVQDINDVHNPNTITPDTDGLLIERIKTTKSGRPTKRKLGRPKTSDKSRAEQQREARKRYKQAHPEVVRQAQKRYAAKHPEVNRAAVKRYTEKHPEVNRAAAKRYAEKHREVNRAAVKRYAAKHPEVHRAAAKRYAAKHPEVNRAASKRYADKVKDKVKNEMLLFNGYGVQDLQETFWVDVPDELEITYEQNDPLQCNK, via the exons ATGGAAGTTGATGTTAAAGCAGAGGCTGAAGCTGAAAAAGATTCTG GTATGCAGTTGCAGTGTAATGGTCAGAAGCAGGGTATGCCATTTATAACATGTAAAATTGAACCAGAAGATGACCCAGTCACT GTGATAACTGAGGATGATAAAGACGCCATCCCTTCCCTTGGTTGTGATGATAAAGCTGTGTTACCCGGGCCTAGTCAGAACATCATGGATGTATGTTTTGTTAAGGAAGAAACAGTGATAAATCCTG GAAATCCTTCGGGCCATTCTGACGTATGTGTTCCAGTGGTACAAGACATTAACGACGTGCATAATCCCAATACAATCACTCCAGACACGGACGGACTCCTTATAGAGAGAATAAAAACGACAAAAAGCGGTCGTCCTACAAAACGTAAACTAGGTCGACCAAAAACTTCTGACAAATCCCGTGCAGAGCAACAACGTGAAGCTAGGAAGCGATACAAACAAGCACATCCAGAAGTAGTGCGACAGGCTCAGAAACGTTATGCAGCCAAGCACCCTGAAGTGAACCGGGCAGCAGTCAAACGTTATACAGAAAAGCATCCTGAAGTGAACCGGGCAGCTGCTAAACGTTATGCAGAGAAACATCGCGAAGTGAATAGGGCAGCTGTAAAACGGTATGCAGCGAAGCACCCTGAAGTGCACCGGGCAGCTGCAAAACGTTATGCAGCCAAACATCCGGAAGTGAATAGGGCAGCTTCAAAACGGTATGCGGATAAAGTCAAAGACAAAGTCAAAAATGAAATGCTTTTATTCAACGGATATGGAGTGCAAGATCTGCAAGAAACGTTTTGGGTGGATGTACCTGACGAGCTTGAGATCACATACGAGCAAAACGATCCTTTGCAATGTAACAAATGA
- the LOC125488483 gene encoding protein MEMO1-like isoform X2, translating into MSCRNASHAGSWYTENGTELSRQLDMWLAKADLTHGPARAIIAPHAGYSYCGACAAFAYRQVSPVVVKRIFILGPSHHVRLGGCALSPLDKYRTPLYDLTIDKQIYAELEATRQFEWMDVQTDEDEHSIEMMLPYIAKVMEEYKSGFTIIPILVGSLTNEKQAKYGSILAPYLADPQNLFVISSDFCHWGARFRYQWRDQRPHIHQSIEWLDKQGMNIIETLDPRAFSSYLDKYNNTICGRHPIAVLLQAVEKLRTQQNAPKMSMKFLKYAQSSQCETMQDSSVSYASASLVFE; encoded by the exons ATGTCCTGCCGCAATGCTTCGCACGCTGGTAGCTGGTACACGGAAAATg GTACGGAGCTATCCCGTCAGCTGGACATGTGGCTGGCGAAGGCGGACCTCACACACGGTCCGGCCAGGGCCATCATCGCTCC tCACGCGGGCTACTCTTACTGCGGGGCTTGCGCAGCCTTCGCCTACCGACAAGTCAGCCCCGTCGTCGt TAAGCGCATCTTCATCCTGGGCCCCTCCCACCACGTGCGGCTCGGCGGCTGCGCGCTCTCCCCGCTCGACAAGTACCGCACGCCGCTCTACGACCTCACCATAGACAAGCAGA TTTACGCGGAGCTAGAAGCGACTCGCCAGTTCGAGTGGATGGACGTGCAGACCGACGAGGATGAACATTCTATAGAGATGATGCTGCCGTACATAGCCAAG gtgATGGAGGAATACAAGTCTGGCTTCACCATCATTCCCATCCTGGTGGGGTCGCTGACCAATGAGAAACAGGCcaa ATACGGCTCAATCCTAGCCCCCTACCTAGCGGACCCACAGAACCTGTTCGTGATCTCGTCCGACTTCTGCCACTGGGGCGCGCGCTTCCGCTACCAGTGGCGGGACCAGCGCCCGCACATACACCAGAGCATCGAGTGGCTCGATAAACAG ggCATGAACATAATCGAGACATTAGACCCGCGCGCGTTCTCCTCGTACCTGGACAAGTACAACAACACCATCTGCGGGCGCCACCCCATCGCCGTGCTGCTGCAG GCAGTGGAAAAGCTCCGCACTCAGCAGAATGCGCCCAAGATGTCGATGAAGTTCCTCAAGTACGCTCAATCATCTCAGTGCGAGACCATGCAGGACTCCTCCGTGTCCTACGCCAGCGCGTCGCTTGTCTTCGAGTAG
- the LOC125489205 gene encoding proteoglycan 4-like, whose amino-acid sequence MKRNKVPPDDATAHEPEDMPGTPDGTTSEDDPEEPDPEQASTQNDSTPKHLKTNTRESTPKSPSHKTPKCLNICTNIKAAQLQEHQATQNQPHPPTHQTGQTKMNPRTPRPQTQTRTKMRPTGKNKNGPRNQISHPDTPKVQSPKQPPNRTKPPTHPSPLFSDDAPNTTVDQTNLYQAMISSLVVGV is encoded by the exons ATGAAGCGGAACAAAGTCCCACCAGATGATGCCACCGCCCATGAGCCGGAAGACATGCCCGGCACTCCAGATGGCACGACTTCCGAAGATGACCCGGAAGAACCGGACCCAGAACAAGCTTCCACCCAAAACGATTCG ACCCCCAAGCACCTCAAGACCAACACCAGAGAATCCACACCGAAGTCCCCCAGCCACAAGACCCCAAAGTGCCTCAACAtctgcaccaacatcaaagcCGCCCAGCTGCAAGAGCACCAAGCAACGCAGAACCAACCGCATCCTCCAACACACCAGACAGGCCAGACGAAAATGAACCCCCGGACCCCCCGTCCCCAGACCCAGACTCGGACGAAGATGAGACCGACTGGAAAAAACAAGAATGGACCCAGAAACCAGATCAGCCACCCTGACACTCCGAAAGTTCAATCCCCAAAACAGCCTCCAAACAGAACGAAACCTCCGACCCACCCCTCTCCACTCTTCAGCGATGACGCACCAAACACCACTGTGGACCAAACCAATTTATACCAAGCCATGATTTCTTCTTTAGTGGTTGGTGTATAA
- the LOC125488483 gene encoding protein MEMO1-like isoform X1 yields MSCRNASHAGSWYTENGTELSRQLDMWLAKADLTHGPARAIIAPHAGYSYCGACAAFAYRQVSPVVVKRIFILGPSHHVRLGGCALSPLDKYRTPLYDLTIDKQIYLELEATRQFEWMDVQTDEDEHSIEMMLPYIAKVMEEYKSGFTIIPILVGSLTNEKQAKYGSILAPYLADPQNLFVISSDFCHWGARFRYQWRDQRPHIHQSIEWLDKQGMNIIETLDPRAFSSYLDKYNNTICGRHPIAVLLQAVEKLRTQQNAPKMSMKFLKYAQSSQCETMQDSSVSYASASLVFE; encoded by the exons ATGTCCTGCCGCAATGCTTCGCACGCTGGTAGCTGGTACACGGAAAATg GTACGGAGCTATCCCGTCAGCTGGACATGTGGCTGGCGAAGGCGGACCTCACACACGGTCCGGCCAGGGCCATCATCGCTCC tCACGCGGGCTACTCTTACTGCGGGGCTTGCGCAGCCTTCGCCTACCGACAAGTCAGCCCCGTCGTCGt TAAGCGCATCTTCATCCTGGGCCCCTCCCACCACGTGCGGCTCGGCGGCTGCGCGCTCTCCCCGCTCGACAAGTACCGCACGCCGCTCTACGACCTCACCATAGACAAGCAGA TATACTTGGAGCTAGAAGCGACTCGCCAGTTCGAGTGGATGGACGTGCAGACCGACGAGGATGAACACTCCATAGAGATGATGCTGCCGTACATAGCCAAG gtgATGGAGGAATACAAGTCTGGCTTCACCATCATTCCCATCCTGGTGGGGTCGCTGACCAATGAGAAACAGGCcaa ATACGGCTCAATCCTAGCCCCCTACCTAGCGGACCCACAGAACCTGTTCGTGATCTCGTCCGACTTCTGCCACTGGGGCGCGCGCTTCCGCTACCAGTGGCGGGACCAGCGCCCGCACATACACCAGAGCATCGAGTGGCTCGATAAACAG ggCATGAACATAATCGAGACATTAGACCCGCGCGCGTTCTCCTCGTACCTGGACAAGTACAACAACACCATCTGCGGGCGCCACCCCATCGCCGTGCTGCTGCAG GCAGTGGAAAAGCTCCGCACTCAGCAGAATGCGCCCAAGATGTCGATGAAGTTCCTCAAGTACGCTCAATCATCTCAGTGCGAGACCATGCAGGACTCCTCCGTGTCCTACGCCAGCGCGTCGCTTGTCTTCGAGTAG
- the LOC105385012 gene encoding uncharacterized protein LOC105385012, giving the protein MSDAKKKPFTPPVPKAMSNKTKRASTSSAPPSRVLPPARVPQSVMKDRLAASRAKVKQNTTVLADGDTTLAGLDPSLPEFEEFNRSAAYGKFLGALLQDCLLEEKIAREETDMDVQMTHLANRMQATVELLDKTSKRVKEVTFAVEQKRLLDLKQQDCVKFQELSEQSNTDAMLQHLKNLEQSSLDQLQTVNVDFGFNKLTGHQQLTDAVTDAIHGLDEIKKHSDLDLNKFKEYESCKTTLEDLDKERMDFESLKRNFEKKFPNYSERLLKQISDTVAKIADSDLDDEED; this is encoded by the exons ATGTCGGACGCTAAAAAGAAACCCTTCACGCCTCCCGTACCCAAAGCGATGTCAAACAAGACGAAAAGAGCTTCAACAAGCTCTGCGCCGCCATCGCGGGTGCTCCCACCGGCAAGAGTACCACAATCCGTCATGAAAGACCGTTTAGCAGCGTCCCGGGCTAAAGTGAAACAAAACACTACAGTCCTAGCCGACGGAGACACCACCCTGGCTGGGCTAGACCCTTCGCTGCCAGAATTTGAGGAGTTCAACCGCTCTGCAGCTTACGGAAAGTTTCTGGGTGCTTTGCTGCAGGATTGCCTTCTGGAGGAAAAGATCGCTCGGGAGGAGACAGATATGGATGTTCAGATGACTCACCTGGCCAATCGCATGCAGGCCACTGTGGAACTGCTGGATAAGACCAGTAAGAGGGTCAAGGAGGTCACATTTGCTGTGGAACAAAAGAG ATTATTAGACCTGAAACAGCAAGATTGCGTCAAATTCCAAGAACTCTCCGAGCAATCCAACACAGACGCCATGCTACAACACCTCAAGAATCTAGAACAATCATCATTGGACCAACTACAGACTGTCAACGTCGACTTTGGCTTCAACAAGTTAACGGGACACCAGCAACTTACAGACGCAGTGACAGACGCAATACACGGATTGGAcgagataaagaaacattctGATCTAGacttaaataagtttaaagaGTATGAAAGCTGCAAAACGACGTTGGAAGATTTGGACAAGGAAAGAATGGACTTTGAAAGCTTAAAAAGGAATTTTGAGAAGAAATTTCCGAATTACAGCGAGAGGCTGTTGAAGCAAATATCGGATACTGTTGCTAAGATTGCAGACAGTGATTTGGACGATGAAGAGGACTGA
- the LOC105392711 gene encoding uncharacterized protein LOC105392711 isoform X1 yields the protein MEVDVKAEAEAEKDSGMQLQCNGQKQGMPFITCKIEPEDDPVTEEQFTTNTVITEDDKDAIPSLGCDDKAVLPGPSQNIMDVCFVKEETVINPGNPSGHSDVCVPVVQDINDVHNPNTITPDTDGLLIERIKTTKSGRPTKRKLGRPKTSDKSRAEQQREARKRYKQAHPEVVRQAQKRYAAKHPEVNRAAVKRYTEKHPEVNRAAAKRYAEKHREVNRAAVKRYAAKHPEVHRAAAKRYAAKHPEVNRAASKRYADKVKDKVKNEMLLFNGYGVQDLQETFWVDVPDELEITYEQNDPLQCNK from the exons ATGGAAGTTGATGTTAAAGCAGAGGCTGAAGCTGAAAAAGATTCTG GTATGCAGTTGCAGTGTAATGGTCAGAAGCAGGGTATGCCATTTATAACATGTAAAATTGAACCAGAAGATGACCCAGTCACTGAGGAGCAATTCACCACAAacact GTGATAACTGAGGATGATAAAGACGCCATCCCTTCCCTTGGTTGTGATGATAAAGCTGTGTTACCCGGGCCTAGTCAGAACATCATGGATGTATGTTTTGTTAAGGAAGAAACAGTGATAAATCCTG GAAATCCTTCGGGCCATTCTGACGTATGTGTTCCAGTGGTACAAGACATTAACGACGTGCATAATCCCAATACAATCACTCCAGACACGGACGGACTCCTTATAGAGAGAATAAAAACGACAAAAAGCGGTCGTCCTACAAAACGTAAACTAGGTCGACCAAAAACTTCTGACAAATCCCGTGCAGAGCAACAACGTGAAGCTAGGAAGCGATACAAACAAGCACATCCAGAAGTAGTGCGACAGGCTCAGAAACGTTATGCAGCCAAGCACCCTGAAGTGAACCGGGCAGCAGTCAAACGTTATACAGAAAAGCATCCTGAAGTGAACCGGGCAGCTGCTAAACGTTATGCAGAGAAACATCGCGAAGTGAATAGGGCAGCTGTAAAACGGTATGCAGCGAAGCACCCTGAAGTGCACCGGGCAGCTGCAAAACGTTATGCAGCCAAACATCCGGAAGTGAATAGGGCAGCTTCAAAACGGTATGCGGATAAAGTCAAAGACAAAGTCAAAAATGAAATGCTTTTATTCAACGGATATGGAGTGCAAGATCTGCAAGAAACGTTTTGGGTGGATGTACCTGACGAGCTTGAGATCACATACGAGCAAAACGATCCTTTGCAATGTAACAAATGA